Proteins encoded by one window of Phycisphaerae bacterium:
- a CDS encoding sigma-54-dependent Fis family transcriptional regulator, with protein MGRICIVDDNEMLRESVAETLTRDDHLVSTFADPTEALRAIKDGTFECVITDLKMPGMDGVSLLRELRSAGCEASVILMTAFGSVESAVQAMKLGAFDYIQKPFDADQLCMVVDRAIQNAVLRSENEALKRSLTDGDERVMVGESSAIRVLRDTAGRVAPSGNTVLIQGESGTGKELLARAVHRSSPRADRPMLCLNCAALSANLLESELFGHERGAFTGADRVRKGRFELADGGTLLLDEVSEIPMPLQAKLLRVLQERQFERVGSSVTRSIDVRVIATTNRNLIDWVARKRFREDLYFRLSVLPIVVPPLRERREDVPLLVDHFLGRAASRAGRPKLRVDDRAMSLLVNYDWPGNVRELENLCERASVLVLDGLLTVQLVSPWLSGIRRVETLDQQFRPGHLLEDLERQMIEKTLKECGGHRAKTAAALGIGVRTLGLKLKQWREAQAREQAAGYKLTG; from the coding sequence ATGGGACGCATTTGTATCGTGGATGATAACGAGATGCTCCGTGAGTCGGTGGCGGAGACGCTGACTCGTGACGATCATCTGGTGTCGACGTTCGCGGACCCGACCGAGGCATTGCGAGCCATCAAGGACGGTACTTTCGAGTGCGTCATCACCGATTTGAAGATGCCGGGCATGGACGGCGTCAGCCTGCTTCGCGAGTTGCGTTCGGCCGGGTGTGAGGCTTCGGTCATTCTTATGACTGCCTTTGGCAGCGTTGAATCGGCCGTCCAGGCCATGAAACTCGGAGCGTTCGACTATATTCAGAAGCCGTTCGACGCGGACCAGCTCTGCATGGTTGTCGATCGGGCGATCCAGAACGCGGTGCTGCGCAGCGAGAACGAAGCCCTCAAGCGATCGCTCACCGACGGCGATGAGCGGGTCATGGTGGGTGAGTCATCGGCCATCCGAGTGCTCCGTGACACCGCTGGGCGGGTTGCACCGAGCGGGAACACGGTCCTGATCCAGGGCGAATCCGGCACAGGCAAGGAACTGCTGGCCCGTGCCGTTCACCGTTCGTCTCCCCGAGCCGATCGCCCGATGCTCTGCCTGAATTGCGCCGCCTTGTCCGCCAACCTGCTGGAGAGCGAGCTCTTTGGTCACGAACGGGGGGCCTTCACCGGCGCCGACCGGGTCCGCAAGGGCCGCTTCGAGCTGGCCGACGGCGGCACGTTGCTGCTCGACGAGGTCAGTGAGATTCCCATGCCCCTTCAGGCCAAGCTGCTTCGCGTACTCCAGGAGCGGCAGTTCGAGCGCGTGGGCAGCAGTGTGACCCGGAGCATCGATGTTCGTGTCATTGCCACGACGAACCGCAATCTGATCGACTGGGTCGCGCGGAAGCGGTTCCGCGAGGATTTGTATTTCCGGCTGAGCGTGCTGCCTATCGTGGTACCGCCGCTGCGTGAACGCCGGGAGGATGTCCCCCTGCTGGTGGATCATTTCCTCGGTCGGGCGGCCAGTCGGGCCGGACGGCCCAAGCTTCGAGTCGATGATCGGGCGATGAGTCTGCTGGTTAACTACGACTGGCCAGGTAATGTCCGCGAGCTGGAGAACTTGTGCGAACGAGCGTCGGTTCTGGTCCTCGACGGTCTGCTTACCGTGCAACTGGTTTCCCCATGGCTCAGTGGCATTCGCCGTGTGGAAACGCTCGATCAGCAGTTCCGTCCTGGTCATCTGCTCGAAGACCTGGAGAGGCAGATGATCGAGAAGACCCTCAAGGAATGCGGCGGCCACCGCGCCAAGACGGCAGCTGCCCTGGGGATCGGGGTGCGGACGCTCGGGCTCAAGCTGAAGCAGTGGCGGGAGGCGCAGGCTCGCGAACAGGCGGCCGGATACAAGCTGACGGGATGA
- the flgB gene encoding flagellar basal body rod protein FlgB, with amino-acid sequence MFLTDLANSGPIPVLEKLAAFTEARQRMLAENIANIDNPEYRAKQLDPKTFQESLRKALHARRENPTSGFVLKGTDEIRQDEQGHLVVNPSEVPAENVLFHDHTNARVERQMAAMAENTMMHQAAIELLRSRFEGLKAAIRGQS; translated from the coding sequence ATGTTCCTGACGGACTTGGCGAATAGTGGGCCGATACCCGTGCTCGAGAAGCTAGCCGCCTTTACTGAAGCTCGCCAGCGGATGCTGGCCGAGAACATCGCCAACATCGACAACCCGGAGTATCGCGCGAAGCAATTGGACCCCAAGACGTTCCAGGAATCGCTTCGCAAGGCGCTGCACGCCCGGCGAGAGAACCCGACCAGCGGCTTTGTACTGAAGGGAACCGACGAGATACGGCAGGACGAACAGGGCCATCTGGTGGTTAACCCCAGTGAAGTGCCCGCCGAGAACGTGTTGTTCCATGACCACACCAACGCTCGGGTCGAGCGGCAGATGGCGGCCATGGCCGAGAACACCATGATGCATCAGGCGGCGATCGAGCTGCTTCGCTCGAGATTCGAGGGGCTGAAGGCGGCCATCCGGGGGCAGAGCTAG
- a CDS encoding tetratricopeptide repeat protein, protein MSDVSQAVTLGRQLAGRWQIPLFVVGLALLGAGVWRMRPPVKVASFDELFGSVVALKDAGLYAEASQAIELMFQRKNLQVDEKRRLHRLMAEVIHAHESGNSVHGVSNLKTIINHSDTAMEQGEPSDAGLHRMRAEAFEWQGLADQAVEEYRKALAQNVADAWVVKKRILDIERQASRLKPEDELSELDAFVAAPDISDDLRYWAAERKMSLLSDIGRHEEAAGFLGAYADRFTEGAMSDHYAYLQALAHFHLGQLDESELQLRALRDRLVPGHAIYARAGWLLGRIQQSYQASPSALATFDDVLAKTSPSPYRTLAILGRAEALADLERYDESVEAFREVIRLASESKYGSEVDLQVVRQTMTVLSESLRTAGRLQEAMAYLRLASRLAPPADQQLQAIYAARTADLAYLLGQRARGQLKPGARAAKGDVEQVRKYFLEAAEQHLRLAKLKAADEQTSTTATWRAADALDEAGERSRRAEVFEAYIQQHLRQQPPSDKVPEALLRLGQTYQAMGEYAKAIESYQRNLVDFPRTYWAVQSLVPLAECFADTRQLDKAEKTLLRIVERQAGDSLALIEPAAQEYRDALFKLGDLYNRNGDYEKAIARYEEVIDRYPDDPRTDQATFLLANAYRRSAIRMREDWKDPRNLAHKDELKVAHQKRLARAEQLFGQVIGRYQARPKDSLSELDHLHQKLSYFYRADAVYDRTYADDPADLRPYIESMQKYDEAAWLYQQDPMALSAHVQIINCNVRTGRIQEARKALQRAGWALRNIPDENFDPSLPGNGRKYWEDYFAWLGQMPMLSADETQVSPVIGQSAASQPTSMGG, encoded by the coding sequence ATGAGCGACGTATCTCAAGCAGTGACGCTAGGTCGCCAGTTGGCGGGGCGATGGCAGATTCCGCTGTTCGTCGTCGGGCTGGCCCTGCTCGGCGCCGGTGTCTGGCGGATGCGTCCGCCGGTCAAGGTCGCCTCCTTCGACGAGTTGTTCGGCTCTGTCGTCGCGCTCAAGGATGCTGGTCTCTACGCTGAGGCCAGCCAGGCGATCGAGCTCATGTTCCAGCGCAAGAACCTCCAGGTTGATGAGAAGCGGCGTCTTCACCGGCTGATGGCCGAGGTCATCCACGCCCATGAGTCCGGCAACAGCGTCCACGGCGTGTCGAATCTCAAGACGATCATCAATCACTCGGATACGGCTATGGAGCAGGGGGAACCGAGTGATGCCGGTTTGCATCGGATGCGGGCGGAGGCTTTCGAATGGCAGGGTCTGGCGGACCAGGCTGTCGAGGAGTACCGCAAGGCTCTCGCCCAGAACGTTGCCGACGCCTGGGTGGTGAAAAAGCGGATTCTCGACATCGAGCGGCAGGCAAGTAGGTTGAAGCCGGAGGATGAGTTGTCGGAGCTTGATGCTTTCGTTGCCGCTCCGGACATCAGCGACGACCTGCGCTACTGGGCGGCAGAGCGCAAAATGTCGCTGCTGTCGGATATAGGCAGGCATGAGGAAGCAGCTGGTTTCCTGGGCGCATACGCCGATCGTTTCACCGAAGGCGCCATGAGCGACCACTACGCCTACCTGCAGGCCTTGGCACATTTCCACCTGGGCCAATTGGACGAGAGCGAGCTGCAATTGCGAGCCCTTCGCGATCGGTTGGTGCCCGGCCACGCAATCTATGCGCGGGCTGGCTGGTTGTTGGGCAGGATTCAGCAGTCGTACCAGGCCTCGCCGTCGGCCCTGGCCACATTCGATGACGTTCTGGCCAAGACCAGCCCGAGCCCGTATCGAACGCTGGCCATTCTGGGACGAGCCGAGGCGCTCGCCGATCTCGAGCGCTATGACGAATCGGTTGAGGCCTTTCGCGAGGTGATCCGTCTTGCCTCGGAGTCGAAGTACGGCTCGGAAGTGGACCTGCAGGTTGTTCGGCAGACGATGACGGTGCTTTCCGAATCGCTCCGAACTGCAGGGCGGCTGCAGGAAGCCATGGCCTATTTGCGTCTTGCTTCGAGGCTGGCACCGCCGGCCGATCAGCAACTGCAGGCCATTTACGCGGCACGGACTGCGGATCTGGCTTACCTGCTGGGGCAGCGGGCTCGTGGTCAGCTCAAGCCAGGGGCGAGGGCGGCCAAAGGCGACGTCGAACAAGTCCGTAAGTACTTCCTCGAGGCCGCCGAGCAGCACTTGCGTTTGGCCAAGTTGAAGGCTGCGGATGAGCAGACTTCGACGACGGCAACCTGGCGGGCGGCGGATGCCCTGGATGAAGCTGGTGAACGATCGCGACGCGCGGAAGTGTTCGAGGCCTACATTCAGCAGCACCTGCGGCAGCAGCCACCCAGCGACAAGGTCCCAGAGGCTCTTCTTCGCCTGGGCCAGACCTATCAGGCGATGGGTGAATATGCGAAGGCCATCGAGTCCTATCAGCGAAACCTGGTCGATTTCCCCAGAACTTACTGGGCGGTGCAATCGCTTGTGCCCCTGGCTGAGTGTTTCGCAGACACCCGTCAGCTCGACAAAGCGGAGAAGACGCTCCTGCGGATCGTGGAGCGCCAGGCAGGTGACTCCCTGGCCTTGATCGAGCCCGCGGCCCAGGAATACCGCGACGCGCTATTCAAGCTGGGGGACTTGTACAATCGGAACGGTGACTACGAAAAGGCGATCGCTCGATACGAGGAAGTGATCGATCGCTATCCCGATGATCCGCGTACCGACCAGGCGACATTCCTCCTGGCCAACGCCTATCGGCGTAGCGCTATTCGCATGCGCGAGGACTGGAAGGACCCGCGCAACCTGGCCCACAAGGACGAGTTGAAAGTCGCCCACCAGAAGCGCCTCGCCCGGGCCGAGCAGCTCTTCGGCCAGGTGATCGGGCGATACCAGGCTCGTCCGAAGGACTCACTGAGCGAACTCGATCACCTCCATCAGAAGCTGAGCTACTTCTACCGGGCGGACGCCGTGTACGACCGGACCTACGCGGACGATCCGGCCGATCTTCGGCCATATATTGAGTCCATGCAGAAGTACGACGAAGCGGCCTGGCTCTATCAGCAGGATCCGATGGCTCTGTCGGCCCACGTGCAGATCATTAACTGCAACGTTCGAACGGGGCGAATCCAGGAGGCTCGCAAGGCTCTGCAGAGAGCCGGGTGGGCACTCAGGAACATACCGGACGAGAACTTCGACCCGTCGCTGCCTGGCAACGGTCGCAAGTACTGGGAGGATTACTTCGCCTGGCTCGGCCAGATGCCGATGCTGTCGGCCGACGAGACGCAGGTTTCACCGGTGATCGGCCAGTCAGCGGCCAGTCAGCCGACCAGCATGGGAGGATAG
- the acnA gene encoding aconitate hydratase AcnA, whose translation MPRQANPDPLGSAATITSKAGPVRIYRLGKLAESGLGLIDHLPFSIKVLLESMLRNLDGFQVTAEDVTRLAAWNAPKPAPSELPFKPGRVILQDFTGVPSVVDLAALRSAMRRLGGDPGKINPQVPCDLVIDHSVQVDAFASPNAFAENKRLEFRRNRERYEFLKWGQQAFSNLRVVPPATGIVHQVNLEHLASVVLTKKAGPPAPPTAYPDSLVGTDSHTTMINGLGVVGWGVGGIEAEAVMLGQPIYMLTPEVIGFELVGRLPEGVTATDLVLTVTEMLRKKGVVGKFIEFFGPGMTHMSLPDRATVANMAPEYGATMGFFPVDEETLRYLQLSGRPAELIDLVERYCKEQGLFRTDQTPAPVFTDTLTLDLSTIEPSLAGPKRPQDRVALHQVKQAFRSALTTPVAARGFGLGESAFTRKVPLQLDSEVAEIGHGTVVIASITSCTNTSNPSVMLGAGILAKKAVEKGLSVKPHVKTSLAPGSRVVTDYLEKAGLTPYLEKLGFHTVGYGCATCIGNSGPLPAAVAAAIGTGDLVACSVLSGNRNFEGRINPHVKANYLASPPLVVAYAIAGTIDLDLTREPIGQNSAGQQIHLKDIWPSQQEINAATATCLTREQFTRQYAKACEGEEQWQAIPAGRGGFYQWQPDSTYIQEPPFFTNMTAEPPPTHPITGARCLAVLGDSVTTDHISPAGSIKADSPAGRYLQQLGIRPADFNSYGARRGNDRVMVRGTFANIRLRNMLAPGTEGGVTVHLPSGEQMSIFEAAMRYRETGTPLIVLAGKEYGAGSSRDWAAKGTMLLGVRAVIAESYERIHRSNLVGMGMLPLQFTNGQNRESLGFTGRETFDIKLADDIRAREEVHVAVRREDGTTIEFTTTSRIDTPVEVEYYRNGGILQTVLRGLLKQSD comes from the coding sequence ATGCCACGGCAAGCCAATCCCGACCCCTTGGGCTCGGCGGCCACCATCACCAGCAAAGCGGGACCAGTTCGGATCTACCGACTCGGCAAACTGGCGGAGAGCGGACTCGGCCTCATTGACCACCTCCCATTCTCCATTAAGGTCCTACTAGAAAGCATGTTACGTAACCTCGACGGCTTCCAGGTCACCGCCGAGGATGTTACGCGGCTAGCCGCCTGGAATGCGCCGAAGCCCGCCCCTTCCGAGCTGCCTTTCAAACCGGGAAGGGTGATTCTTCAGGACTTCACCGGTGTTCCCAGCGTGGTGGACCTGGCCGCCCTGCGATCGGCCATGCGGAGGCTCGGCGGCGACCCGGGAAAAATCAATCCCCAGGTACCCTGTGATCTGGTGATCGACCACTCCGTCCAGGTTGACGCTTTTGCATCTCCAAACGCGTTCGCGGAGAACAAACGCCTCGAGTTTCGACGCAATCGCGAGCGCTACGAGTTTCTCAAGTGGGGCCAGCAGGCCTTCAGCAACCTCCGCGTCGTGCCGCCGGCTACCGGCATCGTTCACCAGGTCAACCTCGAACACCTGGCCAGCGTGGTCCTGACCAAGAAAGCAGGACCACCCGCCCCTCCCACCGCATACCCCGACAGCCTGGTGGGAACTGACAGCCACACCACGATGATCAACGGACTAGGCGTAGTCGGCTGGGGCGTCGGCGGAATCGAAGCCGAGGCGGTGATGCTGGGCCAGCCGATCTACATGCTGACACCCGAAGTAATCGGTTTCGAGCTGGTCGGGCGGCTGCCTGAGGGGGTGACAGCCACAGATCTGGTCCTGACCGTTACAGAGATGCTTAGAAAGAAAGGCGTCGTGGGCAAGTTCATCGAGTTCTTCGGGCCAGGAATGACCCACATGTCACTGCCCGACCGAGCCACCGTGGCCAACATGGCCCCTGAATACGGGGCAACCATGGGTTTCTTCCCGGTGGACGAGGAGACGCTAAGGTACCTGCAACTGTCGGGTCGTCCGGCCGAGCTGATCGATCTGGTCGAGCGCTACTGCAAGGAGCAGGGACTGTTTCGTACCGACCAGACTCCTGCCCCCGTGTTCACAGACACGCTGACGCTGGACCTCAGCACGATCGAACCCAGCTTGGCGGGTCCCAAGCGGCCTCAGGATCGAGTAGCCCTGCATCAGGTTAAGCAGGCGTTCCGCTCCGCGTTAACCACTCCGGTCGCGGCACGAGGTTTCGGACTCGGCGAGTCCGCGTTCACCCGCAAGGTCCCACTGCAACTGGATAGCGAGGTAGCCGAAATCGGTCACGGAACCGTGGTCATCGCTTCGATCACGAGCTGCACGAACACCTCCAACCCCTCGGTGATGCTTGGCGCAGGCATCCTGGCCAAGAAGGCCGTGGAGAAAGGGCTGAGCGTGAAGCCGCACGTCAAGACAAGCCTGGCACCCGGCTCGCGGGTGGTCACCGACTACCTCGAAAAGGCCGGTCTGACGCCCTACCTGGAGAAGCTTGGCTTCCACACGGTGGGTTACGGGTGCGCGACCTGCATCGGAAACAGCGGACCGCTACCGGCTGCGGTGGCCGCCGCAATCGGCACAGGCGATCTGGTGGCGTGCTCGGTTCTGAGCGGCAACCGCAACTTTGAGGGTCGGATCAACCCGCACGTCAAGGCGAACTACCTGGCCAGCCCGCCACTCGTGGTGGCGTACGCGATCGCCGGCACGATCGATCTGGACCTGACCCGCGAGCCGATAGGTCAAAACTCGGCGGGGCAGCAGATCCATCTCAAGGACATCTGGCCCAGCCAGCAGGAGATCAATGCGGCCACCGCCACGTGTCTGACCCGGGAGCAGTTTACGCGACAGTATGCCAAAGCCTGCGAGGGCGAGGAGCAGTGGCAGGCCATTCCAGCCGGCCGGGGTGGTTTCTACCAGTGGCAGCCCGACAGCACCTACATCCAGGAGCCGCCGTTCTTCACCAACATGACGGCCGAGCCCCCGCCGACTCACCCCATCACCGGGGCCCGCTGTCTGGCTGTGCTTGGGGACTCGGTCACCACTGACCACATCTCCCCGGCCGGTTCAATCAAGGCGGACAGCCCCGCTGGCCGATACCTCCAGCAATTGGGCATCAGGCCGGCCGACTTCAATAGCTACGGCGCTCGCCGGGGCAATGACCGGGTGATGGTCCGGGGCACCTTTGCCAACATCCGCCTGCGTAACATGCTCGCTCCCGGGACCGAGGGCGGCGTAACCGTCCATCTCCCCAGCGGCGAACAGATGTCGATCTTCGAGGCGGCCATGCGGTACCGGGAGACCGGCACGCCGCTGATCGTACTGGCCGGCAAGGAGTACGGCGCCGGTTCTTCGCGCGACTGGGCCGCCAAGGGCACCATGCTCCTGGGTGTTCGAGCGGTGATCGCCGAAAGCTACGAACGCATCCATCGCAGCAACCTGGTAGGCATGGGCATGCTGCCGCTGCAGTTCACGAACGGCCAGAACCGCGAATCGCTCGGCTTCACCGGCCGTGAAACCTTCGACATCAAGCTCGCTGACGACATCCGCGCCCGAGAGGAGGTCCACGTGGCCGTTCGCCGCGAGGACGGTACAACGATCGAGTTCACGACCACCAGCCGAATCGACACCCCCGTGGAAGTGGAGTACTACCGCAACGGCGGCATTCTCCAGACAGTACTGCGCGGCTTGCTCAAGCAGAGCGATTGA
- a CDS encoding CHASE domain-containing protein gives MMVEHSTSENTTSDSPTTRLGGFPSRFRGKVALAAIILLLASGWRVGEWRVKNKDSEMRAELLQQAAAIARTIDPEQVKRLSFTEADRANPILQRLHEQMASYRPLARCRGIYTIAQRNETLLFGPESYDEGDTQASPPGTIYEQPTPRVREFFKTGQPFSEGPYTDEYGTFVSAYTPVLDPRTGAMLLAVGLDIDANDWHATLRRERLIAGSYALVVAAILLSGILALRWRDRLPLDRQGRLRNVEAYLVAVVSLTLTLITTSVFHDNEIRSRRAMFSHLAEVQANRVVEAFSDLRENQLGGLARFYEGCETVKRDEFVTFSEPIVRQSGLQALEWIPSIPAAELETLEEHARAEGLKDFIVWQKGAAGQQERAVGREVYYPVCYVEPLAGNEAALGFDLGSEPCRRAALKQAMDTSLPVATEPLTLVQEEDQKTSVLVFHPVGSGKGKAKAFSGFALAVLRLESLLKTTLACRETDDRTLLVVDLHQLRNGQPSRFLASSSRQAGLRRSNDGTGKGVILSDGADLASIFPLFVFGKCYALTVHPGRSFLMNHPAQAGRISALVGLLMTAVLTAFTAFLTGRRADLETLVQARTAALRESEAKHRLILDHSSDLLCNLTIEGIFTYASPSWKRETGHEPSSLLGTLAQGITHPDDLPDCMKQISEAIQTKETARIPEYRVRHADGSWHWHSAAVTPVLGPNDEVLSVVGVSRDITERKRIEAAIQETNRSLEKATAHAQSLAIEAARANTAKSEFLANMSHEIRTPMTAILGYADLISEACPEQCAHGGHQLRESIAIIRRNGEHLLALINDVLDLSKIEADKMTTEQVPCSPCQIIAEAASLVQARATAKGLGFDIEFVGPIPETIRTDPLRLRQILVNLLGNAVKFTDVGGVRLAIRLIVENDEARMQFDVIDTGIGMAPEQVSRLFQAFGQADTSTTRQYGGTGLGLVISRRLAQLLGGDVVIVETQPGLGTRFRATVAAGPLDGVTMMEGDWVGESTPLRHTPSAETCITVAQTRPLEGLRILLAEDGPDNQRLFRHLLRKAGASVAVVANGQEAVERTMGAAHGRRQADPSRPFDVILMDMQMPEIDGYEATARLRAAEYRGPIIALTAHAMEQDRQKCLDAGCDDYVSKPIDMGKLTEAIRRQTQRVALGTGTSKTMADT, from the coding sequence ATGATGGTGGAACACAGCACGTCTGAGAATACAACAAGTGACTCGCCGACAACGCGACTCGGCGGTTTCCCATCCAGATTCCGAGGCAAGGTGGCTCTCGCGGCGATCATCCTCCTCCTGGCCAGCGGCTGGCGGGTGGGAGAGTGGCGGGTGAAGAACAAAGACAGCGAAATGCGCGCTGAACTTCTACAGCAGGCGGCGGCTATCGCTCGAACGATCGATCCCGAACAGGTGAAGCGTCTCTCCTTCACCGAGGCCGACAGGGCCAACCCAATTCTGCAGCGGTTGCATGAGCAGATGGCGAGCTATCGACCATTGGCTCGCTGCCGAGGGATCTACACGATTGCCCAGCGGAACGAGACACTGCTCTTCGGCCCGGAGTCCTATGATGAAGGCGACACCCAGGCCTCGCCCCCCGGAACGATCTACGAGCAACCCACACCGAGAGTGCGTGAGTTCTTCAAAACCGGCCAGCCCTTCAGCGAAGGCCCCTATACCGACGAATACGGCACGTTTGTCTCGGCATACACACCCGTGCTTGACCCGCGCACGGGCGCCATGCTGTTGGCCGTAGGTCTGGATATCGACGCCAACGATTGGCACGCGACTCTCCGTCGGGAGCGACTGATTGCGGGCTCATACGCGCTGGTTGTAGCGGCTATCCTGCTGAGCGGGATACTGGCCCTACGATGGCGTGATCGACTGCCTTTGGATCGCCAGGGGCGGCTGCGAAATGTGGAAGCCTATCTCGTGGCCGTGGTCAGCCTGACGCTGACGCTCATCACCACATCGGTTTTCCACGACAACGAGATCCGTTCTCGGCGAGCGATGTTCTCGCATCTAGCCGAGGTCCAGGCGAACCGCGTCGTGGAGGCTTTTAGCGACTTAAGAGAGAATCAGCTCGGCGGCCTCGCCCGCTTTTATGAAGGCTGCGAGACGGTGAAAAGGGACGAGTTCGTCACCTTCTCCGAGCCGATCGTGCGGCAGAGCGGTCTGCAAGCCCTCGAGTGGATTCCTTCGATTCCTGCCGCTGAACTCGAGACTCTCGAGGAACACGCCCGGGCCGAGGGTCTCAAAGACTTCATCGTCTGGCAAAAGGGGGCCGCGGGACAACAAGAACGAGCCGTCGGGCGGGAGGTGTATTACCCCGTCTGCTATGTTGAGCCGTTGGCCGGCAATGAGGCGGCTTTGGGCTTCGACCTTGGTTCTGAGCCGTGCCGACGGGCCGCACTGAAGCAGGCGATGGACACCAGTCTGCCGGTGGCCACCGAGCCCTTGACTCTGGTCCAGGAAGAAGACCAAAAGACCAGCGTGCTGGTGTTCCATCCCGTGGGCTCCGGGAAAGGAAAGGCCAAAGCCTTTTCCGGTTTCGCCCTGGCGGTCCTGCGGCTGGAATCGCTCCTCAAGACCACCTTGGCTTGCAGGGAAACGGATGATCGCACACTCCTTGTTGTGGACTTGCACCAGCTCCGGAACGGCCAGCCATCTCGCTTCCTGGCCTCTTCCTCGCGTCAGGCCGGCCTGCGGCGATCGAATGACGGCACGGGCAAAGGCGTAATCCTTTCCGACGGTGCGGACCTGGCCAGCATCTTTCCTCTGTTCGTCTTCGGAAAGTGCTACGCGTTGACCGTCCATCCGGGGCGGTCGTTTCTGATGAATCACCCGGCGCAGGCTGGACGAATCTCCGCCCTGGTGGGACTGCTGATGACCGCGGTGCTGACCGCCTTCACTGCATTCCTGACCGGCCGCCGGGCCGATCTCGAAACTCTGGTGCAGGCACGGACCGCGGCGTTGCGCGAGAGCGAGGCAAAGCACCGCCTGATCCTCGATCACTCCTCCGATCTGCTCTGCAACTTGACCATCGAAGGGATATTCACCTACGCCTCTCCATCCTGGAAACGAGAGACGGGGCATGAGCCGTCATCCCTTCTCGGTACGCTCGCTCAGGGGATCACTCACCCGGACGACCTTCCTGATTGCATGAAGCAGATCTCCGAAGCCATCCAGACAAAAGAAACAGCACGGATCCCGGAATACCGCGTCCGCCATGCCGACGGCTCGTGGCATTGGCACAGCGCAGCCGTGACCCCCGTCTTGGGCCCAAATGACGAGGTGCTCTCCGTCGTCGGCGTTTCCCGAGACATCACCGAACGCAAGCGGATCGAGGCAGCGATTCAGGAAACCAACCGATCTCTCGAGAAGGCCACGGCCCACGCACAGTCACTGGCCATTGAGGCGGCCAGAGCCAACACTGCCAAGAGTGAGTTCCTGGCCAACATGAGCCACGAAATCCGCACTCCGATGACCGCGATCCTCGGGTATGCCGACCTGATCAGCGAGGCCTGCCCCGAACAGTGCGCCCATGGCGGTCATCAACTGCGTGAGTCCATTGCCATCATCCGGCGTAACGGCGAGCATCTCCTGGCACTGATCAACGACGTCCTCGATCTCTCCAAAATCGAGGCGGACAAGATGACCACCGAGCAGGTTCCCTGCTCACCCTGCCAGATCATTGCCGAGGCGGCCTCCCTGGTTCAGGCGCGAGCGACGGCCAAGGGCCTGGGCTTCGATATCGAGTTCGTCGGGCCCATCCCCGAGACTATCCGTACTGATCCGTTGCGGCTACGGCAGATCTTGGTCAATCTCCTGGGTAACGCCGTCAAGTTCACCGACGTGGGCGGCGTGAGGCTGGCGATCCGCCTGATCGTCGAGAACGATGAAGCCCGGATGCAGTTCGACGTGATTGATACGGGGATTGGTATGGCACCGGAGCAGGTCAGTCGACTCTTCCAGGCGTTTGGCCAAGCGGATACCTCGACTACCCGGCAATACGGTGGAACCGGCCTGGGCCTGGTCATCAGCAGGCGACTCGCTCAGCTGCTCGGCGGCGATGTCGTCATCGTCGAAACCCAGCCGGGCCTGGGAACGCGGTTTCGGGCCACCGTGGCGGCCGGCCCGCTCGACGGCGTCACCATGATGGAAGGGGATTGGGTCGGAGAGTCAACGCCCTTGCGGCACACGCCCTCCGCGGAGACCTGCATCACCGTGGCGCAGACCAGACCGTTGGAGGGGCTCCGTATCCTGCTCGCCGAGGACGGACCAGACAATCAGCGCCTGTTCCGCCATCTGCTCAGGAAGGCGGGGGCCTCAGTCGCGGTCGTCGCCAATGGTCAGGAGGCTGTGGAGAGGACAATGGGCGCGGCACATGGCCGAAGACAAGCAGACCCCTCTCGTCCGTTTGACGTAATCCTCATGGACATGCAGATGCCGGAGATAGACGGCTACGAGGCCACCGCGCGGCTCCGCGCGGCCGAGTACCGCGGCCCGATCATCGCCCTGACCGCCCATGCCATGGAGCAGGATCGCCAGAAGTGCCTCGATGCCGGCTGCGACGACTACGTCAGCAAGCCCATCGACATGGGCAAATTGACTGAAGCGATCCGTCGACAGACCCAGCGGGTCGCCTTGGGGACGGGAACATCCAAGACCATGGCCGACACCTGA
- the flgN gene encoding flagellar export chaperone FlgN has product MVAQQTKLDSTTLIALLTEQRSLYSQLGELAGTQRGLITGGEPERLLSVLGERQKLVDRLDALGGRLRPYLEGWKAFRTTMTPADTLRVNRLLGEVNTMLTGILEKDKADAQLLAARKSCTAKAIETVTIGRQVGAAYVANAYQTRPSRDWSDE; this is encoded by the coding sequence ATGGTGGCACAGCAGACGAAGCTCGATTCGACGACGTTGATCGCCCTGCTCACGGAACAGCGATCGCTGTATTCACAGCTTGGCGAGCTGGCAGGTACCCAACGTGGTCTGATTACGGGCGGGGAACCCGAACGGCTGCTGTCGGTTCTTGGTGAGCGGCAGAAACTGGTCGACCGGCTGGATGCTCTGGGCGGTCGTCTGAGACCCTATCTCGAGGGCTGGAAGGCATTCCGAACGACGATGACCCCCGCCGATACTCTTCGCGTCAATCGTCTGCTTGGTGAAGTGAACACTATGCTGACCGGTATCCTCGAGAAGGACAAAGCCGACGCCCAATTACTGGCCGCGCGCAAGAGTTGCACCGCCAAGGCCATCGAAACGGTGACCATCGGTCGGCAGGTCGGGGCGGCCTATGTGGCCAATGCGTACCAGACACGGCCGAGCCGGGATTGGAGCGACGAATGA